Proteins encoded together in one Altererythrobacter epoxidivorans window:
- a CDS encoding LysR substrate-binding domain-containing protein, with product MSTYLPTIKQLQYLVALHEHGHFGRAAESCFVSQSTLSAGIRELESLLGVTLVERSRRVVRFTALGEQVVEKAHRLLREAEELSDLVQAAGKPLSGTLRMSVIPTIAPFMLPHILPRLRKERPELKLLLREETSQDAVESLQHGRVDCVLLALPFNTGEVESAHIADDRLFVAFPKDDPRDPPDQIPPSMIDEGRLLLLEDGHCLKEHALSACNRPELRASATMIGTSLHTLVQMVNNDLGLTMLPEMALNAGILNGTDVVARPLKSANAKREIALIWRKNSPRADEFKLLAEELKAG from the coding sequence TTGAGTACTTACCTCCCGACGATCAAGCAGCTGCAATATCTCGTCGCGCTGCACGAGCACGGCCATTTCGGTCGCGCTGCCGAAAGCTGCTTCGTTTCGCAATCGACCCTTTCGGCAGGCATTCGCGAGCTGGAATCGCTGCTGGGGGTAACGCTGGTCGAACGCAGCCGCCGTGTCGTCCGGTTTACGGCGCTGGGCGAACAGGTGGTCGAGAAGGCGCACCGCCTGCTGCGCGAGGCTGAGGAACTGTCCGACCTCGTCCAGGCTGCGGGCAAACCCCTTTCCGGGACGCTCCGGATGAGCGTTATCCCGACGATCGCGCCTTTCATGCTGCCGCACATCCTGCCTCGCCTGAGGAAGGAACGCCCCGAACTGAAGCTGCTGTTGCGCGAGGAAACCAGCCAGGATGCCGTCGAATCCTTGCAGCATGGGCGCGTGGATTGCGTGCTACTCGCGTTGCCGTTCAACACCGGGGAGGTGGAAAGCGCCCACATCGCCGACGACCGGCTGTTCGTCGCCTTTCCAAAGGACGACCCGCGCGATCCCCCCGACCAAATCCCGCCATCCATGATCGACGAGGGGCGCCTGCTCCTGCTCGAGGATGGTCACTGCCTGAAGGAGCACGCGCTTTCGGCCTGCAACCGGCCGGAACTGCGGGCGTCCGCGACCATGATCGGCACTTCGCTGCACACGCTGGTGCAGATGGTGAACAACGATCTTGGGCTGACGATGCTGCCCGAAATGGCGCTCAATGCCGGCATTCTCAACGGAACCGACGTGGTCGCCCGCCCGCTCAAATCGGCGAATGCAAAGCGCGAGATCGCGCTGATCTGGCGCAAGAATTCACCCCGGGCAGACGAGTTCAAGCTTCTCGCAGAGGAACTGAAGGCTGGCTGA